The Pongo pygmaeus isolate AG05252 chromosome 20, NHGRI_mPonPyg2-v2.0_pri, whole genome shotgun sequence sequence CTCCTGGAGCCCACATCTTTCAGCTGCAGTCTCCCAGCCTTCCTCCCCAGGTCGAAGCCCAGTAGGCCAGTGCTTTTCCACTGCAGCTGGCTGTTCCCCTTGAGGAGAGTTCCCAGATTGTGCAAAGTGAGGAAGGGTCCCCTGTCCCTGCCCCGCATGGCCCCCACTCCAGGCCTCCCCCATCTCTCCCTGTTTCTCTCAGAGGCAGAGAcatcattaaattaaaatttaatttaaatattaaaaataaagttaaaaattcaaatatacacCAACAGTAGACTGCTCTGGCTTGCATACAAAGAAGGCCATTGCCCCTTTGGGTGAGCCAGGCAAGGTCAGGGTCTAAGAAGCGCCTCTGGTGAGAAGGGGTTGTCAGGCTCTGATGACTGCGGAAGGAGTGACTCCTCCCAGGATGAGGGTCTCTGTTCTCCCAGTGCTCACTCAAGTTCCGTATTTCCAAGTCCTTCCAGGGGGCGTAACGCACATGAGAACTGCCATTTGTGTCACAGATACGTGGCCGCATGCATTTCCAGGAAATGTCCTTGGTTCGCGAACTACAGCTGGCACAGTCCAGCCCAGGGCGTTCTGTGAGCTGTAGTCTCCAGAAAGTGAATTCCAAAAAAACCTCAAAGACCATATAAGGTGGGCAGCGTAGCAGCAAGGTTTGGGAAGAGAGGAACTCTTTTGCTAGCAAAGGCGAGAGCTCGCGTGGTACCAGTAAGGTCGGCCCACGTCCCCGGAGAGAAACATTAGTGTGAGCGCACGCTAGACCCAGAAGAGTTTGCCACGGCTGCACGGTTTTCTGGGAAGTGTAGTTTTTTGGTCCCGGCGCCATTGTCCTTAAAAGTAGATAGTGGCCCTTGGTTCCGGGGTGTATCTTTCACCACAGGATGACTGTATGCCCCAGGACACTTCGCGCATGGTCCTAACTGGCCGGCTCTGGGAGACAGGCCCAGGCGGTTTAGTTTCTTAGGAAACCGAGATCGGTTTGCCCGCGGCGCTCCAGGTCCGCGCGGCCGCAGAGACTCCTGGGAAGTGTGGTCTTCCGGTACTGGCGGTTCGTTGCGCCGGGAACTTTTGTCCCCTCCGCGGATGATTCTGGGGAATGTCGATCGGCCGTGGGCGGTGCACTGGGTCCGTCCCGCGGTAGCCTCAGGTCTGAGGGCGACTCCCCGGCTCAGGGACGATTCTGGGCAGTGTCGTTGCCGGAGGTCGGCGGCCGTTGCCCGCTCACCAGCGACGCGGGGCGTCAGGTCCGCAGAGGTGCGGGCTCGGGGCGCCTGCAGGGACTGTGAGGCCCTGCTGAGGACTCCGGCCAGTGTGAGTcgcgggggcggcggcggggctCAGGCCCTGGGTCTGCCCCGCGGTGTGACCCCCGCCGGTGCCTTGGCTTTTCCTGGCCTTCGTGTCCTCCTATGTAAACACGGGGTGATGACGGCGCCAACCTCTTGGCGCTGTTGTGAGAGCGAAGTGGGCTCGTGAGTAGACGCCAACCGCAGTTGTCTTTGGGTTATGTCCTCATGAAGCCGGCGCTTTGCAGTTGTGTAACCTTGAACAAATGGGTTCAGTATCTTGAAATTTCAGTTTTGTCATCCTTTAAAAAAGAGATCTGGAAAAATGTGAATGCCCACCGTGCATAGTGATGAAGAATTGAACGAGCTGATAAAGTTTTTACCGTTGTTTTATGAGGCTTTTATTTACAGAGTAATTGATTTTCCTGTCAGATGGCACCTGGTAAATGGTTAGCCCTTGGGGAGAAACACCCTGTTAGTTCCCAGGGAGAGACTGGCACCCCGGAGAGTGACTACCAATGTGCCTTTACATTATGGTGTGTCACAGGTGCCGCAAGGTAAGCCTGATTTTTCATGACTGCTTTTCCCTGACCTTCTGTGCCCTCAGGACACGGCCCATCTCCAAGATAAGAGCCTAGAAAGAGGACTCTGTTGGCCACTGGAAATTGCAGAGTAATGCCTCAGGTAAGTCGGTGTGTCCGCAAATCTTCCTGAAACACTTTATCAGGACTGTGTGTTTGCTTTGCTTCTCCTGCCTGTTCCCACCTAACCAAGTCCATTTAAGGGACTAGATCTATGGTTCCTTTCAGTATAGGAAGGATGGAGCCCACAGGAGAGCTCCAAGGTATTGTCCTCCTCACCCAGTGTTCCTCTTTTCTACAGTTTTCTGCTAGAAGACTTTCTAGTCTTGCcaacattttaaaactgtaattcACAATGCAGCTTTGGAATGTAAGGTTATTCGGTTTATGGTTGTCAAAACTGTACCATGCGGTCTCAAATGAAGAGATGTTTGCAGTCATCCTTGATTCTTCCCTTTGACTTATAACTATATTCAGATCCTCTAGTTGGAGCTAAGCTATACACCATATACAGAATCTGACCATTAGTTACCCCagcactaccaccaccactaccaccccgGTAGTGATAGCAATAAAGCCACCTGGATTATTGCGGTAGCCTCCTAGCTGGATTCCCTGCATTTGCCCTTAACCCTCATGAGTCTGTTCTCAGTACAGCTGTCACCGTGATCCTATTGTTATACAAATTCCTGTCATTCCTCAACCTAAAATTTTTCAGTAGCTCTAACTGAGTCACTTCTGCAATGACCTGTTTGTACAATTAGGCCATTACCTCCCTGATCCCACCTTCGTTCTCTGCCTCCTCATTCCTGTGAGCTCTAGCCACTGTCACCAGTTGCTGTGCCATCCACGTGGAATATTCTTcccccacatacacacaagcTTGCATCCTTATCTTCTTCATGTGTTTGTTCCGTGGTTACTTTCTCAGAAAAGCTTCCCTGAATGCCTATTTGCAATTGCAGTCACCTTCCCTCGCCTAGTGCTTCCACTCCTCCATCACTGCTTTGTTTTCCACGGCGTGTGACACTCACTAGCTGATGTACTGTATGTTCAGTATATGCACGTGCTCATTGTCTGTTCCTGGTGGGaggaatgttttttcttttttgttgtctgTTATAGCTTCAGTACCCAGAGTGTTACCTGGCACCAAATAGATGCTTAGTAAGTAATTGTGGAGTGAATAAGATGAGTAATGAAGAACTGGTGGGGCAGAATCATGGCATGGAAGGTGAAGCTTGCACAGGAGAGGATGTGAGTAGCAGATTTACATGTTGGGTGAAGTCTGTTTTCTTGGAGAAATTAGATAATTAGAATTGAAAaactggtgtggtggcacatgcctgtttttccagctattcgggagggtgATGAGTTGAGAAAATTTCTTGAACCCTGtggtgtgaggctgcagtgagctatgattatgtcactgtactccagcctggcggcagaGCAAGGAAAAAGTAGCAGCTAAAGTGAACTAATGCCAAAACCATTGATTGGTTCATCTTCTAAACACTTAGGAAGTATCTGTTAGGAAAAGTTGTACATGGATATCGGTGTACACTGACACACAGGACTTCATGATCTAGTGCAGTATTGTCTCAGAGAACTTTCTGCAGTGGTGGAAGTGCTCTGCATGTGTACTGGTCAGTACAGTAGCCACCAGCCCCATATGACTATTGAGTACTTGAACTGTGGCTTAAgcaactgagaaactgaattttaaattttacttattttatttttacattttaattagttTAAATATATGTAGCCAAATTGCCTAGTGGCTACTGCATTGAGGATTGCAGCACTGGTAGAAAAGTAAGAAAgcataagaaattaaaataagtgCTAGGACAGATAGCCTGTGTTCTTTTGGGGACAGAGATGAGTGAACACCCCAGGCTGCCCAGGCAACTGAAGGTGAAGAAGGAAGCATCCCTGGCTCTAACTTGTAATAACCTGTTCATCATAAAGCTATGAGAAATGTTTTTTTGATTTGGGATAAAGGGAATTAACTAACACAGTGGCAACTCCAATTAACAGGTGAATTTAGGATAAATTATGTATAGCAAATTGAACTGTAAGGTCTTACTTGATTATTTGGAAAATGTATGTATTGGATTGTATCTGGTTGGCTATAAAAAGGATGAGATTTCTTCCTGTCCTTTTAATCTCATTAGTGGATTGCCTGTGAAGTGCATCACAGTTGATTTAATGCTTATTAAGTAATAAAActgtgttcttctttttctacattTGTGGAGAGGATTTTCTGCCATTGGCAGgatatttgaattttaattattttcccaaCACCTGGCAAAAGTAAATTCTGCCTTTAAAACCAAAGACCAGTATCACTGGTGAATATGCATGCAAAATACCCAAATAGTGTAATACAATGCTGAATTAACTCTCAGAGCTAAAAAATTACCACAGGCAAGCAGTCTGTTTCCCAAATCAAAGACAGTAATAATGCTGTATTAAATAGATGTATTTTTTGTACATATTAAATTTGACTAGCCAATAAACTATTATTGAATATTTAAGCTTCCAAAGTTTTACTAAAAAGTAATATTGTGAAGTGAGTACTATTGAAAGGAATTTCTAAGCCACATCTGTGAACATTTCCTTAAGagtattttctttgaaatgtacccctttatttttttccctttactttCAGGTCCTATTTAAGGACTATCTaaggcagtggtccccaacctttttggcaccagggataggttttgtggaagacagtttttccacagaagCGGGAGGTGGTGGTTTgggaatgaaactgttccacctcagatgaTCAGGCATTAGTTCAATTCACATAAGGGGCGTGCAACCTTGATCCCTTGCATGCGCACTTCACAGTAGGGATTGTGCTCCTATGAGAGTCTAATGCCatagctgatctgacaggaggcggggCTCAGGTGATAATAGTCATTTGCCTCCCACTCATCTCTTGCTCTGTGGCCTGAtttctaacaggccacagactggtaccagtgGTTAGGTAGCCCTAACCATCAGGGGGTTAGGGACCCCGATCTATGGCATGAAACCATCCTTCAGTCTTTTCACCCAGGGGTCTCATATTTTAATGTCTATCAGTACAAAGTTTAAgtatacaccataaatatatttttcttttttgtttatgaaTCAGTTATGTGTATATTTTAGTCCAttggtgctgctataacagaataccacagactgagtaatttatgaacaaTATAAATTGACTTCTCATGGTtttggagcctgggaagtccaagatcaaggggcagGCATCCAGCaagagccttcttgctgtgtccttttATGGTGGAAAGgcgaagagaagagagagaaccaAAAAGGGGcccaaactcattttttaaataaggaagtcACTCCTAATGATgatgacattaatccattcatgagggcagagccctgaaGGCCTAATCATCTCCTAAGGTCTCACCTCTCAAAACTGTTACAATGGTGATTAAATTCAATACATGCGTTTTGGGGGTCACAATCAAACCATAACAGTGTATTTCTATCAGTCTTTaatataaaggttttttttttttttttgagacagtcttgttctgttacccaggctggagtgcagtggtgcaacctctgcctcttgggttcaagccattctcctgcctcagcctcccagggtagttgggattacaggtgtgagccaccacacccagctgcccaTTTTTTTGAGCCTTAGTGGATCATCCTGAGTATCCCATTTGAGAGACAATTGCTTTACCCTCATTTTTTAATTACTTACCTAGCACTTAAGCTGTAAAAGATATAACTAAATACTTGACTCTGTGCTGTCAAATGTcaaatgctgatttttaaaaattcatctattTCTGTAACTTTTAGCAAAATTAACTCTACTGAAGCAAAGCTCTCATATTTGTTTCTCACCCTTATTGTATAATAATTCTAAGCACATAACTGTCCCCCTTATTGTACAATAATTCAAACTACATAACTGTCCTATTATTACTTAACTGAGATCACATTCCAAGTCATTGCCACAACTCCTGAATCTTGTTCCACCCACAACCAGGCTAATTTTACCCTTCAGTGACAGAAGAGGCCTGGGCAATGGCTGAGCCtaaatatatttgctatttcAGGTGACATTTAGTGATGTGGCTATAGACTTCTCTCATGAAGAGTGGGGATGGCTCAATTCTGCTCAGAGGGACTTATACAAGGATGTGATGGTCCAGAATTATGAGAACCTTGTCTCTGTAGGTAAGGATATCACCCCTTCCACTCCAATAGGGGACACCTTTCTTTTGCCACCCTGAATTGCTGGAGACACTCCTAAGTAAATGGCTGAATTTCTGTAGCATGTTCCCAAGGAAATGTGCAGCTCCGCTGTGCCCTGCCTGAAGTTTATCTTTCCATTTCAATGAACACCCTTCATCCCTTCCCGTGGTCCCTCTTGTGATGGCCTCTCATAATAGAGGACCACGGCTTAAACAATTCTATATTCTTCCTGTAAGCAGGTCTTTCCGTAACTAAGCCACATGTGATCACGTTATTGGAGGATGGAAAAGAGCCCTGGATGATGGAGAAAAAACTGTCAAAAGGTTTGATTCCAGGTGAGTCATGGTGAATGAAACAAAGgaagattttgtttaaaaagggTCGCAAACTCTTTATAGTGAGTTTATAATGAGTGTGGAGGCATTTTAGGTATACTGTCTTCAAAGATCTcagatagaaatgaaaaattgtgGGATATTTAGCTTAGATTTTCAAAACAATTGTTCCTCTATCCCAAATTATTATCTGTATCACTCATGTCATCTAATCAAGGTTAGAGGTTTTTGCCTTCATAATAATTCAATTGTTACTGTATTCATGACAGTAAGGCAAATTATTCTTTCTTAAATCTACTTGAAGAAAAACATACCGATAGTTTTAGGCTAAGAAAAGCTGTCAATTAGATGGGAAATCACTTTTCTAAAGCTGAGCGTTGTAGATGAAATATGAACATATTAGAGGAAAAAAcgaacatatataaatatgtttctaggaataatattttctaatttccagtaAATGACATGATTCAAACAGTTTCTTCATAACCTCAGAGAGCCTAAATCTTTGTCAGCTATAAAGAGCATTTAGATTATTGTGTTTTTACTGCAACTGTTTAGTAATATCAATTCTGTATTTTAAGCATGTTAATCTGGCAGCAAATTGAGATTAATTGAATGTCGGAGAAAAAGGCTATGAGACAAAATGGAATCTTTCGTACATGAATATAGGCACAAAATGATGGCTTGGAATCCAGAATgccttccacattttatttctgataatttcctttttttccgtACTATTTCatccattaaatatatttttcccatttccatTATCACACTGTGTTCCCACTTCTGTGAACTTTGTATTATCTGCTCCATTTGAGCACTGTTCAGAAATCATTGAAATATTTGAGTTGTCAGAACTATGTGTTTTCTGGGGGCTTCATTTCTAATCCAATTCTCTTAATTCCACTGTAGAAGTTTCTtttcaagaattaaaaaaaaaaaaaaaaaaaagcagtgcttTGCTTTCTTGATGTATTTCAGATTGGGAATCAAGATGGGAAAACAAGGAATTATCAACAAAGAAGGATATTTATGATGAAGATTCACCCCAAACAGTAATAATAGAAAAAGTTGTAAAACAAAGTTATGAATTTTCAAATTCTAAGAAGAATTTGGAATATACAGAGAAGTTGGAAGGGAAGCATGGAAGTCAGGTAGATCATTTCAGACCAGCAATTCTCACCTCTAGAGAAAGCCCCATTGCAGACAGTGTTTACAAATACAATATATTTAGAAGCACCTTTCATTCAAAGTCTACTCTTTCTGAACCACAAAAAATTTCTGCTGAAGGGAATTCATACAAATATGATATATTAAAGAAGAACTTACCAAAAAAGTCAgttataaaaaatgagaaagtcaaTGGTGGAAAGAAACTTTTGAATTCTAATAAAAGTGGGGCAGCCTTCAGCCAGGGCAAATCTCTTGCCCTTCCCCAGACTTGTAATAGAGAGAAAATCTACACatgcagtgaatgtgggaaagcctttggcAAACAGTCAATCCTCAATCGCCATTGGAGAATTCATACAGGAGAGAAGCCCTATGAATGTCGTGAATGTGGGAAGACGTTTAGCCATGGCTCATCCCTTACACGACATCTGATAAGCCAtagtggagagaaaccttacaaatgtattgaatgtgggaaggcctttagCCATGTCTCATCACTTACTAACCATCAGAgcactcacactggagagaaaccatatgaatgtaTGAACTGTGGAAAGTCTTTTAGTCGTGTGTCCCATCTTATTGAACATCTAAGAATTCATACTCAAGAAAAACTCTATGAGTGTCGTATATGTGGAAAGGCCTTCATTCATAGGTCATCTCTCATTCACCATCAGAAAAtccatactggagagaagccttaTGAATGTAGagaatgtgggaaagctttcTGCTGTAGCTCACACCTTACTCGACATCAAAGAATTCACACTATGGAGAAACAATATGAATGCAACAAATGCCTGAAAGTCTTTAGTAGCCTCTCATTTCTTGTTCAGCATCAGAGTATTCATACTGAAGAAAAACCCTTTGAATGCCAGAAATGCAGGAAATCCTTCAACCAGCTTGAATCACTGAATATGCATTTGAGAAATCACATTAGATTGAAACCCTATGAATGCAGTatatgtgggaaagccttcagtcaTAGGTCATCCCTGCTTCAGCATCacagaattcatactggagagaaaccttatgaatgtattaaatgtgGGAAGACCTTCAGCTGTAGTTCAAACCTTACtgtacatcagagaattcatactggagaaaagcCATATAAATGTAATGAGTGTGGGAAAGCTTTTAGCAAAGGCTCAAATCTTACTGCCCATCAAAGAGTACATAATGGAGAGAAACCCAATAGTGTGGTAAGTGTGGAAAAGCCTTTAGACCATATGAATCACTATACATGTGAGAAATCTTACAGAAGAGAAACTATATGAAGCAGTGTTTATCATGGTAAATTTCATTCCTAGATTCTCCCTTATTTAACATTAGAAAAATTTATACTGGGGAAAGTCTTATGAATGTGGTGAATATAGGAAGACTTTTTAGCAAAGATGCAGGCCAGTTTGTTTATTAGACTTTATACTGTAGAGAAATCATATGAAGACCataaatgtgggaaagcctttgtCAGTATTAATCCCTTAATTGACATAAGTATACTCATACTAGGATAAAACCCTGTACCTGTAGCAAATGTGGGAAAGACTATAGGCAATAGGAATCTTTTACAAACTCCTACAGGAGAGAAGCTGTATGgatgtagaaaatttagaaattgaGGGAAGTCTTCAGTTCCAAGTGTATCCTTTATTCTACAGCAGAGAACTCAAAATGGAGAGAAATCTCATTTAAGAGATGTAGTAACGTGTTCACTAAGAGTGTTTATCTTGCTACACATCAGAAGATTAATGGTAGAACAACCTGAAGGATTTAGGAGTTATGTGTAAATCTTTGCAGTCATGCTATTTGTAAACTGGATTCTACAGGAGAGCAaataaacattataataaaatatgcatttctcAGAGCAGTAGCTTGCAGTTTCAGTTGAGTTATACTTAGAAATTCTTTTTAGCTAGTGggcatgtgaagatatttagtcaCCCAGAGGAGCCAGTAAGTGTTATAATATTGAAAATTAaagctgcaaaagaaataaagtgatGTTAATAAAAGTTTTGGCATCTAataaaataattgtgtatatCACAAACTCTTTCACTGTGACtatttcttgtaaaaaaaaaaaatttcaataagaTTAGCCTTAGCATATCCTTTAATGGGAGACTAGCAAACCTAGAGAAAAATGACCTGCCCTTTATACTAAGAATAGCAGTATTTTGATGAGGATTATTCAGAGTCAATTTCCAGTAGGCTTAATCAAATACATTTCAAGAAAATTTACTGAGCATCACTCGTGTATTATTACACAGGGATGGGATACAGGAATCCAGTAGTTCTGAGCTTTAGTGGTGTGTCAAAATCAGTAGGAGGGCTTGTTAAAGCACAGATTGCTAAGTCTGAATCTTAGAGTTTCTGTATGAGTtgatttgaatttgcatttttcatgtgttcttAGGTGACACACTGTTTGTCCAGAAAGCACATTTTGATAACCATTGtaataatgaacaaaacaaatCTGATCTTTTTCTCACAGGGATGTTATCTGACAAGAAAGATGGATAGCAAATAAATTTGAAGTAATGGTTTACAAGTG is a genomic window containing:
- the LOC129019725 gene encoding zinc finger protein 181 isoform X4, which gives rise to MPQLQYPECYLAPNRCLVSNCGVNKMSNEELVGQNHGMEGEACTGEDVTFSDVAIDFSHEEWGWLNSAQRDLYKDVMVQNYENLVSVGLSVTKPHVITLLEDGKEPWMMEKKLSKDWESRWENKELSTKKDIYDEDSPQTVIIEKVVKQSYEFSNSKKNLEYTEKLEGKHGSQVDHFRPAILTSRESPIADSVYKYNIFRSTFHSKSTLSEPQKISAEGNSYKYDILKKNLPKKSVIKNEKVNGGKKLLNSNKSGAAFSQGKSLALPQTCNREKIYTCSECGKAFGKQSILNRHWRIHTGEKPYECRECGKTFSHGSSLTRHLISHSGEKPYKCIECGKAFSHVSSLTNHQSTHTGEKPYECMNCGKSFSRVSHLIEHLRIHTQEKLYECRICGKAFIHRSSLIHHQKIHTGEKPYECRECGKAFCCSSHLTRHQRIHTMEKQYECNKCLKVFSSLSFLVQHQSIHTEEKPFECQKCRKSFNQLESLNMHLRNHIRLKPYECSICGKAFSHRSSLLQHHRIHTGEKPYECIKCGKTFSCSSNLTVHQRIHTGEKPYKCNECGKAFSKGSNLTAHQRVHNGEKPNSVVSVEKPLDHMNHYTCEKSYRRETI
- the LOC129019725 gene encoding zinc finger protein 181 isoform X5, which produces MPQVTFSDVAIDFSHEEWGWLNSAQRDLYKDVMVQNYENLVSVAGLSVTKPHVITLLEDGKEPWMMEKKLSKGLIPDWESRWENKELSTKKDIYDEDSPQTVIIEKVVKQSYEFSNSKKNLEYTEKLEGKHGSQVDHFRPAILTSRESPIADSVYKYNIFRSTFHSKSTLSEPQKISAEGNSYKYDILKKNLPKKSVIKNEKVNGGKKLLNSNKSGAAFSQGKSLALPQTCNREKIYTCSECGKAFGKQSILNRHWRIHTGEKPYECRECGKTFSHGSSLTRHLISHSGEKPYKCIECGKAFSHVSSLTNHQSTHTGEKPYECMNCGKSFSRVSHLIEHLRIHTQEKLYECRICGKAFIHRSSLIHHQKIHTGEKPYECRECGKAFCCSSHLTRHQRIHTMEKQYECNKCLKVFSSLSFLVQHQSIHTEEKPFECQKCRKSFNQLESLNMHLRNHIRLKPYECSICGKAFSHRSSLLQHHRIHTGEKPYECIKCGKTFSCSSNLTVHQRIHTGEKPYKCNECGKAFSKGSNLTAHQRVHNGEKPNSVVSVEKPLDHMNHYTCEKSYRRETI
- the LOC129019725 gene encoding zinc finger protein 181 isoform X3, which translates into the protein MPQLQYPECYLAPNRCLVSNCGVNKMSNEELVGQNHGMEGEACTGEDVTFSDVAIDFSHEEWGWLNSAQRDLYKDVMVQNYENLVSVAGLSVTKPHVITLLEDGKEPWMMEKKLSKDWESRWENKELSTKKDIYDEDSPQTVIIEKVVKQSYEFSNSKKNLEYTEKLEGKHGSQVDHFRPAILTSRESPIADSVYKYNIFRSTFHSKSTLSEPQKISAEGNSYKYDILKKNLPKKSVIKNEKVNGGKKLLNSNKSGAAFSQGKSLALPQTCNREKIYTCSECGKAFGKQSILNRHWRIHTGEKPYECRECGKTFSHGSSLTRHLISHSGEKPYKCIECGKAFSHVSSLTNHQSTHTGEKPYECMNCGKSFSRVSHLIEHLRIHTQEKLYECRICGKAFIHRSSLIHHQKIHTGEKPYECRECGKAFCCSSHLTRHQRIHTMEKQYECNKCLKVFSSLSFLVQHQSIHTEEKPFECQKCRKSFNQLESLNMHLRNHIRLKPYECSICGKAFSHRSSLLQHHRIHTGEKPYECIKCGKTFSCSSNLTVHQRIHTGEKPYKCNECGKAFSKGSNLTAHQRVHNGEKPNSVVSVEKPLDHMNHYTCEKSYRRETI
- the LOC129019725 gene encoding zinc finger protein 181 isoform X2 gives rise to the protein MPQLQYPECYLAPNRCLVSNCGVNKMSNEELVGQNHGMEGEACTGEDVTFSDVAIDFSHEEWGWLNSAQRDLYKDVMVQNYENLVSVGLSVTKPHVITLLEDGKEPWMMEKKLSKGLIPDWESRWENKELSTKKDIYDEDSPQTVIIEKVVKQSYEFSNSKKNLEYTEKLEGKHGSQVDHFRPAILTSRESPIADSVYKYNIFRSTFHSKSTLSEPQKISAEGNSYKYDILKKNLPKKSVIKNEKVNGGKKLLNSNKSGAAFSQGKSLALPQTCNREKIYTCSECGKAFGKQSILNRHWRIHTGEKPYECRECGKTFSHGSSLTRHLISHSGEKPYKCIECGKAFSHVSSLTNHQSTHTGEKPYECMNCGKSFSRVSHLIEHLRIHTQEKLYECRICGKAFIHRSSLIHHQKIHTGEKPYECRECGKAFCCSSHLTRHQRIHTMEKQYECNKCLKVFSSLSFLVQHQSIHTEEKPFECQKCRKSFNQLESLNMHLRNHIRLKPYECSICGKAFSHRSSLLQHHRIHTGEKPYECIKCGKTFSCSSNLTVHQRIHTGEKPYKCNECGKAFSKGSNLTAHQRVHNGEKPNSVVSVEKPLDHMNHYTCEKSYRRETI
- the LOC129019725 gene encoding zinc finger protein 181 isoform X7, which gives rise to MPQVTFSDVAIDFSHEEWGWLNSAQRDLYKDVMVQNYENLVSVAGLSVTKPHVITLLEDGKEPWMMEKKLSKDWESRWENKELSTKKDIYDEDSPQTVIIEKVVKQSYEFSNSKKNLEYTEKLEGKHGSQVDHFRPAILTSRESPIADSVYKYNIFRSTFHSKSTLSEPQKISAEGNSYKYDILKKNLPKKSVIKNEKVNGGKKLLNSNKSGAAFSQGKSLALPQTCNREKIYTCSECGKAFGKQSILNRHWRIHTGEKPYECRECGKTFSHGSSLTRHLISHSGEKPYKCIECGKAFSHVSSLTNHQSTHTGEKPYECMNCGKSFSRVSHLIEHLRIHTQEKLYECRICGKAFIHRSSLIHHQKIHTGEKPYECRECGKAFCCSSHLTRHQRIHTMEKQYECNKCLKVFSSLSFLVQHQSIHTEEKPFECQKCRKSFNQLESLNMHLRNHIRLKPYECSICGKAFSHRSSLLQHHRIHTGEKPYECIKCGKTFSCSSNLTVHQRIHTGEKPYKCNECGKAFSKGSNLTAHQRVHNGEKPNSVVSVEKPLDHMNHYTCEKSYRRETI
- the LOC129019725 gene encoding zinc finger protein 181 isoform X6; its protein translation is MPQVTFSDVAIDFSHEEWGWLNSAQRDLYKDVMVQNYENLVSVGLSVTKPHVITLLEDGKEPWMMEKKLSKGLIPDWESRWENKELSTKKDIYDEDSPQTVIIEKVVKQSYEFSNSKKNLEYTEKLEGKHGSQVDHFRPAILTSRESPIADSVYKYNIFRSTFHSKSTLSEPQKISAEGNSYKYDILKKNLPKKSVIKNEKVNGGKKLLNSNKSGAAFSQGKSLALPQTCNREKIYTCSECGKAFGKQSILNRHWRIHTGEKPYECRECGKTFSHGSSLTRHLISHSGEKPYKCIECGKAFSHVSSLTNHQSTHTGEKPYECMNCGKSFSRVSHLIEHLRIHTQEKLYECRICGKAFIHRSSLIHHQKIHTGEKPYECRECGKAFCCSSHLTRHQRIHTMEKQYECNKCLKVFSSLSFLVQHQSIHTEEKPFECQKCRKSFNQLESLNMHLRNHIRLKPYECSICGKAFSHRSSLLQHHRIHTGEKPYECIKCGKTFSCSSNLTVHQRIHTGEKPYKCNECGKAFSKGSNLTAHQRVHNGEKPNSVVSVEKPLDHMNHYTCEKSYRRETI
- the LOC129019725 gene encoding zinc finger protein 181 isoform X1, translating into MPQLQYPECYLAPNRCLVSNCGVNKMSNEELVGQNHGMEGEACTGEDVTFSDVAIDFSHEEWGWLNSAQRDLYKDVMVQNYENLVSVAGLSVTKPHVITLLEDGKEPWMMEKKLSKGLIPDWESRWENKELSTKKDIYDEDSPQTVIIEKVVKQSYEFSNSKKNLEYTEKLEGKHGSQVDHFRPAILTSRESPIADSVYKYNIFRSTFHSKSTLSEPQKISAEGNSYKYDILKKNLPKKSVIKNEKVNGGKKLLNSNKSGAAFSQGKSLALPQTCNREKIYTCSECGKAFGKQSILNRHWRIHTGEKPYECRECGKTFSHGSSLTRHLISHSGEKPYKCIECGKAFSHVSSLTNHQSTHTGEKPYECMNCGKSFSRVSHLIEHLRIHTQEKLYECRICGKAFIHRSSLIHHQKIHTGEKPYECRECGKAFCCSSHLTRHQRIHTMEKQYECNKCLKVFSSLSFLVQHQSIHTEEKPFECQKCRKSFNQLESLNMHLRNHIRLKPYECSICGKAFSHRSSLLQHHRIHTGEKPYECIKCGKTFSCSSNLTVHQRIHTGEKPYKCNECGKAFSKGSNLTAHQRVHNGEKPNSVVSVEKPLDHMNHYTCEKSYRRETI
- the LOC129019725 gene encoding zinc finger protein 181 isoform X8, with amino-acid sequence MPQVTFSDVAIDFSHEEWGWLNSAQRDLYKDVMVQNYENLVSVGLSVTKPHVITLLEDGKEPWMMEKKLSKDWESRWENKELSTKKDIYDEDSPQTVIIEKVVKQSYEFSNSKKNLEYTEKLEGKHGSQVDHFRPAILTSRESPIADSVYKYNIFRSTFHSKSTLSEPQKISAEGNSYKYDILKKNLPKKSVIKNEKVNGGKKLLNSNKSGAAFSQGKSLALPQTCNREKIYTCSECGKAFGKQSILNRHWRIHTGEKPYECRECGKTFSHGSSLTRHLISHSGEKPYKCIECGKAFSHVSSLTNHQSTHTGEKPYECMNCGKSFSRVSHLIEHLRIHTQEKLYECRICGKAFIHRSSLIHHQKIHTGEKPYECRECGKAFCCSSHLTRHQRIHTMEKQYECNKCLKVFSSLSFLVQHQSIHTEEKPFECQKCRKSFNQLESLNMHLRNHIRLKPYECSICGKAFSHRSSLLQHHRIHTGEKPYECIKCGKTFSCSSNLTVHQRIHTGEKPYKCNECGKAFSKGSNLTAHQRVHNGEKPNSVVSVEKPLDHMNHYTCEKSYRRETI